One part of the Deltaproteobacteria bacterium genome encodes these proteins:
- a CDS encoding ABC transporter substrate-binding protein, whose protein sequence is MEKKGMKRRDFLKLTGAGSLAVAAGGLGGGLLTPKWVWGATPKVKGPIKIGYQAVLSGALAGYGEFHKMGAQMAVEEINAKGGIAGQKVEMEFRDSTLKADDAIKNARYFVDSWGADFLAGIDSSGQALALAPVVAQLDRVIMFTHAATEKLTEEFVFKKGIKQIFRICNATYHDSNAAAFIAKDLPAMKWATISPKYEYGFTCWKMFQETLTKLKPGVSFTAESWAPFGTTDFRSHINTIMDAKPDGLYSTEWAGELISFVKQAKEAGLFEKVKHVMFPVGAAMDVLEGLGKDMPDNIWISGRYFFLYPNNKTNNDWVARFHKRWNHYPAYVSETGYSSIFAFKAAVEKAGSKDTKAVIAALEGMEMNSPGGHRVFRKEDHQALYDVPWGKTKADPKYPFKVMGETRLIPAKSYFNRPPFEGPGTRPPFA, encoded by the coding sequence ATGGAAAAGAAGGGGATGAAACGACGGGATTTCCTGAAGCTCACGGGGGCCGGTTCCCTGGCTGTGGCGGCGGGGGGACTGGGCGGCGGCCTGCTCACCCCGAAGTGGGTGTGGGGGGCCACACCGAAGGTCAAGGGGCCGATCAAGATCGGCTACCAGGCCGTCCTCTCCGGGGCGCTCGCCGGGTACGGCGAGTTCCACAAGATGGGAGCCCAGATGGCCGTGGAGGAGATCAACGCCAAGGGCGGGATCGCCGGGCAGAAGGTCGAGATGGAGTTCCGCGATTCGACCCTGAAGGCGGACGACGCGATCAAGAACGCCCGCTACTTCGTCGATAGCTGGGGCGCCGACTTCCTGGCCGGCATCGACTCCTCGGGGCAGGCGCTGGCGCTGGCCCCCGTGGTCGCCCAGCTCGACCGCGTCATCATGTTCACGCACGCCGCCACCGAGAAGCTCACCGAGGAGTTCGTCTTCAAGAAGGGAATCAAGCAGATCTTCCGAATCTGCAACGCCACCTACCACGACTCGAACGCGGCGGCCTTCATCGCGAAGGACCTCCCCGCCATGAAGTGGGCTACCATCAGCCCGAAGTACGAATACGGTTTCACCTGCTGGAAGATGTTCCAGGAAACGCTGACGAAGCTGAAACCCGGGGTGTCCTTCACGGCCGAGTCGTGGGCCCCCTTCGGGACGACGGACTTCCGCTCCCATATCAACACGATCATGGACGCCAAGCCCGACGGGCTCTACTCGACCGAGTGGGCGGGGGAGCTCATCTCCTTTGTGAAGCAGGCGAAAGAGGCGGGCCTCTTCGAGAAGGTCAAGCACGTCATGTTCCCGGTCGGGGCGGCCATGGACGTCCTCGAGGGGCTCGGGAAGGACATGCCCGACAACATCTGGATCTCGGGCCGGTACTTCTTCCTGTACCCGAACAACAAGACGAACAACGACTGGGTCGCCCGCTTCCATAAGCGTTGGAACCATTATCCCGCCTACGTTTCCGAGACCGGGTACTCCTCCATCTTCGCGTTCAAGGCGGCGGTGGAGAAGGCGGGGTCGAAGGACACCAAGGCGGTCATCGCCGCCCTCGAGGGGATGGAGATGAACTCCCCGGGGGGCCACCGCGTGTTCCGCAAGGAGGACCACCAGGCGTTGTACGACGTCCCCTGGGGGAAGACGAAGGCGGACCCGAAATACCCGTTCAAGGTCATGGGGGAGACCAGGCTCATCCCCGCGAAGTCGTACTTCAACCGGCCGCCCTTTGAGGGACCGGGGACCCGTCCGCCGTTCGCGTGA